A stretch of the Erpetoichthys calabaricus chromosome 3, fErpCal1.3, whole genome shotgun sequence genome encodes the following:
- the LOC127527151 gene encoding olfactory receptor class A-like protein 1 translates to MDTRAIFKASGFLILTVIGIPSNLFICCAFLHTRLTEAKLTPADVILCHLAVANLTSTITRSFSQMLTAFGYRNIYDDFSCKLVVFFFRVSRSLSIKLTCLLSTYQAVLVAPATSILDSLKHRIPKYLQHIIVSFYAFCFATSVHLLLYSSSNLINNTIPPYTFNYEYCYVTYPDYTFFISIGLSLFFRDFAFIVMMAVMSCYILVLLYRHSKKVKNLRSSDHGNSRSRAETKASFAVVTLVILYTVFFGVDNAIWLYSLTIVRVAPLISDIRGFFSILYTSVCPVVVIATNPKVKAKLKLPRLRGLPHSVDTSLPTM, encoded by the coding sequence ATGGACACCAGAGCTATTTTCAAAGCTTCCGGTTTCCTTATCCTAACGGTCATTGGCATCCCATCCAATCTGTTCATCTGCTGTGCCTTCCTTCACACACGACTGACTGAAGCTAAGCTCACTCCCGCTGATGTCATCCTGTGCCACTTGGCAGTCGCCAATCTGACCTCAACCATTACCCGCAGTTTCTCTCAGATGCTGACAGCATTCGGCTACCGGAACATATATGATGACTTTAGCTGCAAACTGGTTGTCTTCTTCTTTCGTGTGTCGAGAAGTCTCTCCATAAAGCTCACCTGCCTCCTGAGCACATACCAAGCCGTGCTCGTTGCCCCTGCCACCTCCATACTTGACTCCCTAAAACACAGAATCCCAAAGTACTTGCAGCACATTATTGTGAGTTTCTATGCATTTTGCTTCGCTACTAGTGTTCATTTACTTCTGTATTCCTCCTCGAATCTTATCAACAACACCATACCCCcctacacatttaattatgagtACTGCTATGTTACATATCCCgattatactttttttatttccattggtCTGTCCCTCTTTTTCAGGGATTTTGCCTTCATAGTGATGATGGCTGTCATGAGCTGCTACATCTTGGTGTTGCTTTACCGGCACAGTAAAAAAGTGAAGAACCTACGAAGTTCAGACCATGGAAACTCAAGATCCAGAGCAGAGACCAAGGCCTCCTTTGCAGTAGTCACTTTGGTTATCCTCTACACTGTCTTCTTTGGTGTGGACAATGCAATCTGGCTTTATTCACTCACCATTGTCAGGGTGGCGCCCCTTATTTCAGACATCAGGGGCTTTTTCTCTATTCTTTACACGTCTGTGTGTCCTGTCGTGGTCATTGCTACCAATCCTAAAGTGAAAGCCAAGCTGAAACTGCCCAGGCTCAGGGGGCTACCTCACTCGGTTGATACCAGCTTGCCTACTATGTGA